A part of bacterium genomic DNA contains:
- a CDS encoding TonB-dependent receptor, with the protein MWLSRHTELRGTERGELRALGGLLLAALLLLTGALVAEGAGRIEGRVVGPDSKGVEGVLVRLEGPGGSTVVTDRRGGFALEAVPAGTHRIVFSLGDDRAVLPVEVRASATVQVRQEVDWSLSVADQLTVYAASRRREKIVDAPAAISTVSESEILREAPTGQMPALFGSLPGAELTQSGLYDYKFNARGANISVNRRVAVLIDGRDPSFPLLGSQEWAANAFPLDDLSGAELVRGPSSALYGANAFNGILNLTTKAPRYSQGGLVRLTGGELSTTRADFRLAGEVAEGTFYKLLGSYTDSEDFYRSRDQEVEYSVPCVGTQVRDCLFPEAVALPLDRDEIAYAGARIDHYFANGKTLVAEVGTAEVEGYVLSAPGSRFQITDLSRPWSRFNFNSPRWTALLSYTGREAEAMTLSAGTLAFTDSFRASFELQGNWNLGGGRGRLVAGLWAAREDIDSADPNGIQTLLPEAKTDDLRALFAQVDWDVGPELKLVLAARVDDSQFYSPEISPKLAVVWEAKPGRTLRFGYNSGFLRPNYPEYFIRIPLAPPLDLSPFEQFCAPVGVGCGFDQPVPLVAVGNKDLTVETIQSLEIGYKAILGGKGLLTVDGYWTKIEDFVQQLVPQLGTRLGRANPNFGPYAPPADLPEPFASLLVGGLDAALSPLGLFPFLSNDNDRPLFAFNTVINFGEVETQGAEIAVDYPLADRWSLSANYSWLSFDVKDELAEAPLEPNGPENKVNLVLTYAGPQTGAAVSMRWVDSFPWAEGFLIGDVPSYTVVNLSGGFDLDDSWTVGLNVNNLLDERHYELFGGDILERRALGYVSFSW; encoded by the coding sequence ATGTGGCTGAGCAGACACACCGAACTGCGCGGCACTGAAAGGGGTGAGCTTCGAGCGCTGGGTGGTCTCCTCCTGGCGGCCCTGCTGCTGCTGACCGGAGCCCTGGTGGCCGAGGGCGCCGGCAGGATCGAGGGACGAGTCGTGGGTCCCGACAGCAAGGGGGTCGAGGGCGTTCTGGTCCGACTCGAGGGACCCGGCGGCTCGACAGTGGTGACTGACCGCCGTGGAGGCTTCGCGCTCGAAGCGGTGCCGGCAGGGACGCACAGGATCGTCTTCTCGCTGGGCGATGACCGAGCCGTGCTGCCGGTAGAGGTGCGGGCAAGCGCGACCGTCCAAGTCCGGCAGGAGGTCGATTGGTCACTCAGCGTGGCCGACCAGCTGACCGTGTACGCGGCCTCGCGGAGACGCGAGAAGATCGTCGATGCGCCGGCGGCGATCAGCACCGTGTCGGAGAGCGAGATTCTGCGCGAAGCGCCCACCGGCCAGATGCCGGCCTTGTTCGGATCGCTACCGGGAGCCGAACTGACCCAGAGCGGACTCTACGACTACAAGTTCAACGCCCGTGGAGCCAACATCTCGGTCAACCGCCGAGTCGCGGTCCTGATCGACGGTCGGGACCCCTCCTTTCCGCTCCTCGGCTCCCAGGAGTGGGCCGCCAACGCCTTCCCTCTCGATGATCTTTCCGGGGCCGAGCTGGTTCGCGGACCGAGCAGCGCACTCTACGGCGCCAACGCCTTCAACGGCATCCTCAACCTGACGACCAAGGCGCCCCGCTACAGCCAGGGAGGGCTGGTTCGCTTGACCGGCGGCGAGCTCTCGACCACCCGGGCCGACTTCCGTCTGGCGGGTGAAGTCGCCGAAGGCACCTTCTACAAGCTCCTCGGGAGCTACACCGACAGCGAAGACTTCTATCGTTCCCGCGACCAAGAAGTCGAGTACTCGGTCCCCTGCGTGGGCACACAGGTCCGCGACTGCCTGTTTCCGGAAGCCGTGGCCTTGCCGCTCGACCGTGACGAGATCGCCTACGCCGGGGCTCGGATCGACCACTACTTCGCCAACGGCAAGACGTTGGTCGCCGAGGTCGGAACCGCAGAGGTCGAAGGCTACGTGCTGTCGGCTCCCGGCAGCCGCTTCCAGATCACCGATCTGAGTCGCCCATGGAGCCGCTTCAATTTCAACTCGCCCCGATGGACGGCCTTGCTCTCCTACACCGGGCGCGAGGCGGAGGCCATGACCCTCTCGGCCGGCACCCTGGCTTTTACCGACTCCTTTCGCGCCAGCTTCGAGCTCCAGGGCAACTGGAACCTTGGTGGCGGCCGCGGCCGCCTCGTCGCCGGTCTATGGGCGGCCCGGGAAGACATCGACAGCGCCGATCCCAACGGCATTCAGACACTGCTGCCGGAGGCCAAAACCGACGATCTGCGAGCGCTCTTCGCGCAGGTCGACTGGGACGTCGGTCCCGAGCTCAAACTCGTGCTGGCGGCTCGAGTCGACGACAGCCAGTTCTACAGTCCGGAGATCTCGCCGAAACTCGCCGTGGTCTGGGAAGCCAAGCCGGGCCGGACGCTGCGCTTCGGCTACAACTCCGGTTTCTTGCGCCCGAACTACCCCGAGTACTTCATCCGGATTCCGTTGGCGCCACCGCTCGACCTGAGTCCCTTCGAGCAGTTCTGCGCGCCGGTGGGCGTCGGCTGCGGCTTCGACCAGCCGGTGCCTCTCGTCGCGGTCGGCAACAAGGATCTGACGGTCGAGACCATCCAGAGCCTGGAGATCGGCTACAAGGCGATCCTCGGCGGCAAGGGCCTTCTGACCGTCGACGGTTACTGGACGAAGATCGAGGACTTCGTTCAGCAGCTCGTGCCCCAGCTCGGAACCCGGCTCGGGCGGGCCAATCCCAACTTCGGACCGTACGCGCCGCCGGCTGATCTGCCCGAGCCCTTCGCCTCGCTCCTGGTCGGCGGCCTGGACGCGGCGCTGTCCCCGCTCGGACTGTTTCCGTTCCTGAGCAACGACAACGATCGTCCCTTGTTCGCGTTCAACACGGTGATCAACTTCGGCGAGGTGGAGACTCAGGGTGCCGAGATCGCCGTCGACTACCCTCTCGCGGACCGCTGGAGCCTGAGCGCCAACTACTCATGGCTGAGCTTCGACGTCAAGGACGAGCTGGCCGAAGCTCCGCTCGAGCCCAACGGACCCGAGAACAAGGTCAACCTGGTCCTGACCTACGCCGGGCCGCAAACGGGAGCGGCTGTCAGCATGCGCTGGGTCGACTCCTTCCCGTGGGCTGAAGGGTTCCTCATCGGAGACGTGCCCTCGTACACGGTAGTCAACCTGTCGGGCGGCTTCGATCTCGACGATTCCTGGACCGTGGGCCTGAACGTGAACAACCTCCTCGACGAGAGGCACTACGAGCTCTTCGGAGGCGATATCTTGGAACGCAGAGCGCTCGGCTACGTAAGCTTCTCCTGGTAG